The following are encoded in a window of Parambassis ranga chromosome 15, fParRan2.1, whole genome shotgun sequence genomic DNA:
- the macroh2a2 gene encoding core histone macro-H2A.2 codes for MSARGGKKKATKLSRSSRAGVIFPVGRMMRYLRTGTHKYRIGMGAPVYMAAVIEYLAAEILELAGNAARDNKKGRITPRHIKLAVANDEELNQLLRGVTISNGGVLPRIHPELLSKKRGSRVKVDSQSSVPEKQEEPSKTKKPIKSIKKVKGKRGRKPKGTDNDKESVPNSTVEDGPGDGFTILSAKSLFLGQKLSLTESEISKIGTIKVEGIINPTNAEMDLKDGVGNALEKAGGREFLDGVKELRKAQGPLEVASVAVSQANGMAARFIIHCNIPQWGSEKCEDQLEKTVKNCLSAAEEKKLKSVAFPSLPAGRNGFPKQTAAQLILKAICNHFVSSTSSSLKNIYFVLFDSESIGIYLQEMAKLDGK; via the exons ATGTCAGCCAGGGGAGGGAAGAAGAAGGCCACAAAGCTGTCCCGTTCATCCAGGGCGGGTGTCATCTTCCCTGTGGGAAGGATGATGAGGTACCTGCGCACCGGCACGCACAAATACCGCATCGGCATGGGGGCGCCCGTCTACATGGCAGCTGTGATTGAGTACCTGGCAG CTGAGATCTTGGAGTTGGCAGGAAACGCAGCACGGGACAACAAGAAAGGCAGAATAACTCCCAGGCACATCAAGCTGGCTGTGGCCAATGACGAGGAGCTCAACCAG CTTCTGAGGGGGGTGACCATATCAAACGGTGGGGTTCTGCCTCGAATCCACCCAGAGCTGCTCTCCAAGAAGAGGGGAAGCCGGGTGAAAGTGGACAGCCAGTCGTCCGTCccagagaaacaggaagaaccctcaaagACCAAGAAACCAATCAAATCCATCAAAAAGGTTAAAGGCAAACGAGGCCGCAAGCCAAAG GGCACAGACAACGACAAAGAGTCTGTACCAAACTCCACAGTGGAAGATGGTCCTGGAGATGGATTCACCATCCTGTCAGCAAAGAGCCTGTTCCTCGGACAAAAG CTTTCACTAACAGAGAGTGAAATCAGCAAAATTGGAACGATCAAAGTAGAGGGAATAATCAACCCAACAAATGCAGAAATGGACCTGAAAGACGGAGTGG gcAACGCCCTGGAGAAGGCTGGAGGCCGAGAGTTCCTGGATGGAGTGAAGGAGCTGCGGAAAGCACAGGGGCCATTGGAAGTGGCATCAG TGGCGGTGAGCCAGGCCAATGGGATGGCGGCTCGCTTCATCATCCACTGTAACATCCCTCAGTGGGGCTCAGAGAAGTGTGAGGACCAGCTGGAGAAGACGGTGAAGAACTGCctctcagcagcagaggagaagaagctCAAGTCTGTGGCTTTCCCTTCACTTCCTGCTGGACG GAACGGCTTCCCAAAGCAAACAGCCGCTCAGCTCATCCTCAAGGCCATCTGCAACCATTTTGTGTCGTCCACCAGCTCCTCTCTGAAAAACATTTACTTTGTGCTGTTCGACAGCGAGAGCATTGGAATATACCTTCAGGAAATGGCCAAGCTGGACGGCAAGTGA